The sequence ATTTCTTGAATTCTACAATTCCAGTAATTACGTGTTTTTTTTTTACTTTTATTTCTATTATCCTGAATTTTTTGATGAATTTTATGTTCGTCCAACATAAATTTTTTTATAAAGAAAATCAAACCTATATTAATAATATTAGATGTGAAATAATAAAGAGAAAGTCCAGAAGCATAACTATTTATGAAAAATAACATTATTAGAGGCATCAAATATAAGAGAAAATGCATATCTATTCCTCCATTTTGATTGGAATAATCTCTTTCATTACTTAATTTTGTATAAATTAAAAGAGCTGATGAGTACAATAAAGTAAGTAAACTTATATGATTTCCATAAAATGGAATAGTAAATGGTAATTCAAAAATAGAATCATATGAAGTTAAATCTTTCACCCACAAAAAAGATTTTCCTCTAAGATTGATTAGAGTAGGAAAAAATTTAAATAATGAATAAAAAATAGGTATTTGAAATAGGCTAGTCAGACATCCAGACATTGGATTAATTCCTACTTTACGATATAATTCCATCATAGCTTTTTGTTTTTTTAATGGATCTGAATTTATAAATCTTTTATTTAACTCATCAATTTCTGGACGAATTAACTTCATCATAGCACTTAACTTGTATTGTCTATAAGTAATTGGAGATAGTATTAATTTGACAACAATAGTCATTAAAATAATAATAATTCCATAATTCAAATTTGTTTTTTCCAAAAATTGAAAAATGATTAAAAAAAAATATTTGTTAATCCATTTTAAAAAACCCCAACCAAATGGAATAATATTTTCAATCTTTTTTTCATATTTTTTTAATGAATAAAAATCCAATGGGCCAAAATAAAATCTAAAAAAAATATTGAAATTTTCTTTTTTTCTTTTTCTTAAAAAAAATTTAGATTTAATTTTTTTTAAAAAATTTTCTGAATAAAAATTTTCAGAACGAATAAAAACATTTTTCAATGATTTTTCTACCATAAAAACAGAGGCAAAAAATTGTTGTTTGTGAGCTATCCAATTTAAATCGGATATATTCCTTTCTTCTGAATATTTTTCGGATAAACATTTAATCTTTGAATCCTTATTTTTCTTATAGGAATAATATACCTTAGTGTAAGAATTTTCCCAATTTTTATCCTTTTCTAAAGAAAAAATTTTTTGTTCCAAATTAATTGAAACTATTGGATCAATTGTGTGAGGGAGAAAATCTATTGTTCGTACAAAAAATACAATATCATACTGATTTTTTTCCCCTATAGTATATATATATTCTATAAAACCTTTTCCGTAAGGATTTTTTGCTCTCATTATAAGAATTATATTTCCTCCTTTTTTTTTAAAGAAAAAAGGAGAAAAATATAAAAGGCTTGTATCGATGATTTTCTTATTGTTTTTATAAAAAATCATTTTATATGAAAAACTAGAATCTTTTATTAAATAAAGATTTTGACTATGTAAAGAATGAACTGGATTATAAGCCTTATACTTTTTTAAAAGTACTTCATCAATAATTCCTCCTAAATTAGAAATTTTAAGTTTTAAAACTTTATTTTCTAATAAATAATCATTTATTTTCTTTTTTGGAAAAGAAAATTTTTTTCCCATGAAAATTCTTTTTTCAAGAAATTTTTCTGATGAAAATTTTTTTCTAGATACATTGAAATATGTAAAAATTGTTAGTATAACCAATATAAGAAATAAACCAATAGTGGATTGATAATCCAAATTTTTATCCTTCATACATAAGGAGTATTCTGTTTTTGATAATCAAATGATTTGTAATTTTTAGAAATTTGTACAAAATAAGTAAATAATGGATGAGGAGTAATAACTGTACTCTTATATTCAGGATGAAATTGAACCCCTAAGAAAAAAACGTGATTATCTAACTCCATAGCTTCTACTAAACCCGTCTCAGGATTTATTCCTACAGGTTTCATTCCAGCATTAGAAAAATCTTCTAAATAAATATTGTTAAATTCATATCTATGACGATGCCTTTCAAATATTTCCTTTTTTTCTCCGTAAATAGAAAAAATTTTAGATCCTTCCATTAAAGAACATTTACAATTTCCTAAACGCATAGTCCCACCTTTTTGAATAATATTTTTTTGCTCTTTCATTAGACTAATAACTGGATAAGAAGCATATGGATTAGTTTCATTACTTTCCGCTTCTTGAATCTTTAATACATTTTTAGCAAATTCTATTACTGCTATTTGCATTCCTAAACATATCCCTAAAAAAGGAATATTTTTTTCTCTCGCATATTTTGCTGAAAGTATTTTTCCTTCTATCCCTCTATTTCCAAATCCAGGAGCAATCAAAATTCCAGAAATATCATTAAAATATTCTTCCATATTTTTATCATTGATCGCCCCAGAATGAATCCACTTTATACGAACATGAATCTCATTTTTTGTTCCTGCATGAATTAATGCTTCAATAATGGATTTGTAAGAATCATGTAAAGAAACATATTTTCCAACCAATGCTATCTTGATTTCATATTTAGGATTTTTATATTTCCTTATAAAATTTTTCCATTTTTTCAAATTTGGAGAAACAATAGTGGATAAATTAAAATGATTTAAAACTACTTTATCAAAGTTTTGTCTATGCAATAAACATGGGATATCGTATATAATTCTTGTATCAATAGATTCAATGACATGCTCTGGTTTTACATTGCAAAACAAAGCTAACTTATTTCGAATATTTTTGGATATATGTTTTTCTGTTCTACAAACTAGAATATCTGCTTGTATTCCATTTTCCATTAAATTACGAACAGAATGTTGGGTAGGTTTAGTTTTTATTTCTCCAGTAACTGATATATAGGGTAACAAGGTTAAATGAATAACCAATCCATTATTTTCTCCTAATTCCCATTTCAATTGACGTACAGATTCAATATAAGGAAGAATCTCTATATCTCCAACAGTTCCTCCTATTTCAGTAATAACTATATCATATGGATTGGATTTTCCTAATATTCGTTTTTTTATCTCATTGGTAATATGAGGAATCACTTGAACCGTTTTTCCCAAATAATATCCTTTCCGTTCATTATCAATAACTGTTTTATATATAAGACCAGAAGTAATATTATTATCTTTGGTAGTAGTTTGATCCAAAAAACGTTCATAGTGCCCTAAATCTAAATCTGTTTCAGCTCCATCATTTGTTACAAAACATTCTCCGTGTTCATAAGGATTTAAAGTTCCTGGATCGATATTAAAATAAGGATCCAATTTTTGGATTGTAATTTTATAACCTCTACTCTTTAATAACATTCCTAATGAAGCAGAAATAATTCCTTTACCCAATGAGGAAGTAACCCCTCCTGTAACAAAAACATATTTTTTCTTCATATTTTTATAAAAAAATATTGAAAAATAATTTTCAAAAAATGAGAAACTTTTTTTTGAAAAAAAACAAAATTTATAATTTTTTTTTATATTTGACAAACTAGGAGCAAGTCCTACACAATCAGCTCCCTATAACTCCTCCAGGGTGGGAACACAGCAAAGGTAATTAGGTTGTAGCGATGTGATGTAGTTCCGCTTGCTCCATTATCGCATTTAAATCGATTGAATAAAATTCAACAATTTATTCTTTAATAAGGAAAGACCTTCCTTTGTAAAAGAAGATATAAAAATAATGTCTATTTCTAATTTTAGAAAAATATTTTTGATTTTTATTTTAATTCTATCATCAATTAAATCTGATTTAGAAATAACCAATAAACGTTTTTTATTTAATAATTTTTTATTAAATTTTTTCAATTCATTCAATAAAATGAAATATTCTTTTTTCTTATTTCTTGTTTTTGAAGAAATTAAAAATAATAGAACGGAATTACGTTCTATATGTCTTAGGAAATAATGTCCTAACCCTTTTCCTTTTGAAGCATTTTCTATAATTCCAGGTAAATCAGCCATTAAAAAAGATTTATAATTCATTGAAACAATTCCTAAATTTGGTCTTTTAGTAGTAAAAGAAAAATTTCCTATTTTTGGTCTCGCTTTTGTCATTTTAGAAAGTAAAGTTGATTTTCCTGAATTTGGAAATCCAATTAAACCAACATCGGCCAAAATTTTTAATTCTAAAAAGATCCAATTTCCTGTAGTTTTTATACCAGGTTGGGCATAATAAGGAGATTGTGATTTAGAACTTTTAAAAAAAACATTCCCTTTTCCCCCTTTTCCTCCTTTGAATAAAACCTCTTCTTGATTATCTTTAGTAATTTCTACTATAATAGTTTTATTAATATCTCTAACTATAGTTCCTA comes from Blattabacterium sp. (Mastotermes darwiniensis) str. MADAR and encodes:
- a CDS encoding YidC/Oxa1 family insertase periplasmic-domain containing protein; the encoded protein is MKDKNLDYQSTIGLFLILVILTIFTYFNVSRKKFSSEKFLEKRIFMGKKFSFPKKKINDYLLENKVLKLKISNLGGIIDEVLLKKYKAYNPVHSLHSQNLYLIKDSSFSYKMIFYKNNKKIIDTSLLYFSPFFFKKKGGNIILIMRAKNPYGKGFIEYIYTIGEKNQYDIVFFVRTIDFLPHTIDPIVSINLEQKIFSLEKDKNWENSYTKVYYSYKKNKDSKIKCLSEKYSEERNISDLNWIAHKQQFFASVFMVEKSLKNVFIRSENFYSENFLKKIKSKFFLRKRKKENFNIFFRFYFGPLDFYSLKKYEKKIENIIPFGWGFLKWINKYFFLIIFQFLEKTNLNYGIIIILMTIVVKLILSPITYRQYKLSAMMKLIRPEIDELNKRFINSDPLKKQKAMMELYRKVGINPMSGCLTSLFQIPIFYSLFKFFPTLINLRGKSFLWVKDLTSYDSIFELPFTIPFYGNHISLLTLLYSSALLIYTKLSNERDYSNQNGGIDMHFLLYLMPLIMLFFINSYASGLSLYYFTSNIINIGLIFFIKKFMLDEHKIHQKIQDNRNKSKKKTRNYWNCRIQEIIKKTRKN
- a CDS encoding CTP synthase; this translates as MKKKYVFVTGGVTSSLGKGIISASLGMLLKSRGYKITIQKLDPYFNIDPGTLNPYEHGECFVTNDGAETDLDLGHYERFLDQTTTKDNNITSGLIYKTVIDNERKGYYLGKTVQVIPHITNEIKKRILGKSNPYDIVITEIGGTVGDIEILPYIESVRQLKWELGENNGLVIHLTLLPYISVTGEIKTKPTQHSVRNLMENGIQADILVCRTEKHISKNIRNKLALFCNVKPEHVIESIDTRIIYDIPCLLHRQNFDKVVLNHFNLSTIVSPNLKKWKNFIRKYKNPKYEIKIALVGKYVSLHDSYKSIIEALIHAGTKNEIHVRIKWIHSGAINDKNMEEYFNDISGILIAPGFGNRGIEGKILSAKYAREKNIPFLGICLGMQIAVIEFAKNVLKIQEAESNETNPYASYPVISLMKEQKNIIQKGGTMRLGNCKCSLMEGSKIFSIYGEKKEIFERHRHRYEFNNIYLEDFSNAGMKPVGINPETGLVEAMELDNHVFFLGVQFHPEYKSTVITPHPLFTYFVQISKNYKSFDYQKQNTPYV
- the obgE gene encoding GTPase ObgE produces the protein MKDNFIDFIKIYCKSGNGGMGCIHFHRDKKKRGPDGGSGGKGGDIILRGNSNLHTYIHLRYKKRWIAKSGSPGKGNNITGSNGKNLFIEVPVGTIVRDINKTIIVEITKDNQEEVLFKGGKGGKGNVFFKSSKSQSPYYAQPGIKTTGNWIFLELKILADVGLIGFPNSGKSTLLSKMTKARPKIGNFSFTTKRPNLGIVSMNYKSFLMADLPGIIENASKGKGLGHYFLRHIERNSVLLFLISSKTRNKKKEYFILLNELKKFNKKLLNKKRLLVISKSDLIDDRIKIKIKNIFLKLEIDIIFISSFTKEGLSLLKNKLLNFIQSI